The following coding sequences lie in one Erwinia amylovora genomic window:
- the prc gene encoding carboxy terminal-processing peptidase translates to MNSLFKSTIFAGLLLAGNVFAAETIIRADQIPQLQQEAQHATVSERVTSRFTRSHYRQFDLNKEFSAKIFERYLNLLDYSHNVLLASDIAQFDDKKTTLGEGMRNGQLSVFYDLYNLAQKRRFERYQYALSVLKKPMDFTGNDTIDIDRSKSPWPKTSTELDQLWDEKVKFDELSLKLAGKDQKEIREVLTKRYQFAVRRLAQSNSEDVFQLAMTAFAHEIDPHTNYLSPRSTEQFNTEMSLSLEGIGAVLQMDDDYTTINSMVAGGPAAKSKSFTVGDRIVGVGQPGKPIVDVIGWRLDDVVAQIKGPKGSKLRLEILPAGKGTKTRIVTLTREKIRLEDRAVKMSVHHVGKQKVGVLDIPGFYVGLTDDVKVLLQKLQKQNVDSVVIDLRTNGGGALTEAVSLSGLFIPGGPVVQVRENNGKVRQDSDNDGVTYYKGPLVVLVDRFSASASEIFAAAMQDYGRALIVGEPTFGKGTVQQYRSLNRIYDQMLRPEWPALGSVQYTIQKFYRINGGSTQRKGVTPDLLMPTGVEVVETGEKFEDNALPWDSVDAATYVKSGDLKPSEPELIKDHQDRIAKNAEFQYIISDIARFNANKDKRNIISLNLANREKENREDDARRLERVNARLKVAGKKPLAKLDDLPKDYQEPDPYLDETVQIANDLARLDKK, encoded by the coding sequence ATGAACAGTCTTTTTAAAAGCACTATCTTCGCGGGCCTGCTGCTGGCAGGTAATGTCTTCGCGGCTGAAACGATTATCCGCGCCGATCAAATACCGCAGCTGCAGCAGGAGGCACAGCACGCTACCGTTAGCGAGCGCGTGACTTCTCGTTTTACCCGTTCTCATTACCGTCAGTTCGATCTCAATAAAGAATTCTCCGCTAAAATTTTCGAACGCTATCTCAACTTGCTCGACTACAGCCACAACGTGTTGCTGGCATCGGACATTGCACAATTCGACGACAAGAAAACGACGTTGGGCGAAGGTATGAGAAATGGCCAGCTGTCGGTATTCTACGATTTGTATAATCTGGCACAAAAACGCCGTTTTGAACGCTATCAGTACGCTTTGTCAGTGCTGAAAAAGCCGATGGATTTCACCGGCAATGACACAATTGATATCGACCGCAGTAAATCGCCGTGGCCCAAAACCAGCACAGAGCTAGATCAGCTGTGGGATGAGAAAGTCAAGTTTGACGAGCTAAGTTTGAAGCTGGCCGGCAAAGATCAGAAAGAGATCCGCGAAGTCCTCACTAAGCGTTATCAGTTTGCCGTTCGTCGGCTGGCGCAAAGTAACAGTGAAGATGTTTTCCAGCTGGCGATGACGGCGTTTGCGCATGAAATCGACCCGCACACAAACTACCTGTCGCCCCGAAGTACCGAGCAGTTCAACACCGAAATGAGCCTCTCTCTGGAAGGTATTGGTGCCGTACTGCAAATGGACGACGACTACACCACGATCAACTCGATGGTGGCCGGTGGTCCGGCGGCGAAAAGTAAAAGCTTCACCGTGGGCGATCGCATCGTCGGCGTAGGCCAGCCGGGTAAGCCGATAGTGGATGTGATTGGCTGGCGTCTGGATGATGTGGTGGCGCAGATTAAAGGGCCGAAGGGCAGTAAGTTGCGCCTGGAGATTTTACCCGCTGGTAAAGGCACCAAGACACGCATTGTCACCCTGACCCGTGAGAAAATTCGTCTTGAAGATCGTGCGGTTAAGATGAGTGTGCACCATGTCGGCAAACAAAAAGTCGGCGTGCTCGATATTCCGGGCTTCTATGTCGGGCTGACAGATGACGTTAAAGTTTTGCTGCAGAAATTGCAAAAGCAAAACGTTGACAGCGTAGTTATCGATCTGCGCACCAACGGCGGTGGCGCGCTCACCGAGGCCGTATCATTGTCAGGCCTGTTTATTCCCGGTGGCCCTGTGGTCCAGGTGCGTGAAAATAATGGCAAAGTACGTCAGGACAGCGACAACGACGGCGTAACTTACTACAAAGGCCCGCTGGTGGTTCTGGTCGACCGCTTCAGTGCTTCAGCTTCTGAGATCTTCGCCGCAGCCATGCAGGATTACGGGCGTGCCTTGATTGTCGGTGAGCCGACCTTCGGTAAGGGTACCGTACAGCAATACCGCTCACTGAACCGCATTTACGATCAGATGCTGCGCCCCGAATGGCCAGCCCTGGGTTCTGTGCAATACACGATTCAAAAGTTTTACCGCATCAACGGGGGAAGTACGCAGCGCAAAGGCGTCACGCCCGACCTGCTGATGCCTACGGGTGTGGAAGTGGTTGAAACTGGCGAAAAGTTTGAGGACAACGCGTTACCCTGGGACAGTGTTGATGCGGCCACCTATGTCAAAAGCGGTGACCTGAAGCCGTCAGAGCCAGAGCTGATTAAAGATCATCAGGACCGCATTGCGAAAAATGCCGAGTTCCAGTACATCATCAGCGATATTGCCCGCTTCAATGCCAATAAAGACAAACGTAACATTATTTCTCTCAATCTCGCCAACCGCGAAAAAGAGAATCGTGAAGATGATGCTCGGCGACTGGAACGCGTCAATGCGCGTCTGAAGGTTGCAGGCAAAAAACCGCTGGCGAAACTCGACGATCTGCCGAAAGACTATCAGGAGCCGGACCCTTATCTTGATGAAACGGTACAGATTGCCAACGATCTGGCGCGACTGGATAAGAAATAA
- the proQ gene encoding RNA chaperone ProQ encodes MENQPKLNSTKEVIAFLAERFPQCFSAEGEARPLKIGIFQDLVERVQGEMSLSKTQLRSALRLYTSSWRYLYGIKAGATRVDLDGNACGQLDEQHVEHARKQLEEAKARVQAQREQQQAKKREAGEETTPRRPRKPVRKPAVEGEPARSVRNKPARPQPARHTSAPREESRPEQPKPVTDTAALQVGQSIKVTAGKNAMDATILEIGKDGVRVQLASGLAMIVRAEHLQF; translated from the coding sequence ATGGAAAATCAACCTAAGTTGAATAGCACTAAAGAAGTCATCGCCTTTCTGGCAGAGCGTTTCCCACAATGCTTTAGCGCCGAAGGCGAAGCACGACCACTGAAAATCGGAATTTTTCAGGACTTAGTCGAGCGTGTGCAGGGCGAAATGAGCCTGAGTAAAACTCAGCTCCGCTCCGCTCTCCGCCTTTATACCTCCAGCTGGCGTTATTTGTATGGCATCAAGGCTGGCGCGACACGCGTTGACCTTGATGGTAATGCCTGTGGCCAACTGGACGAACAGCACGTTGAACATGCGCGCAAACAGCTTGAAGAAGCCAAGGCACGCGTGCAGGCGCAACGCGAACAGCAACAGGCGAAAAAGCGTGAAGCGGGTGAAGAGACCACGCCTCGCCGTCCGCGTAAGCCCGTGCGCAAACCTGCAGTCGAGGGGGAGCCGGCGCGCAGCGTGCGTAATAAACCCGCTCGCCCCCAGCCAGCACGCCACACTTCCGCCCCGCGCGAAGAGTCCCGGCCGGAGCAACCTAAACCGGTTACTGACACTGCAGCATTGCAAGTGGGTCAAAGCATCAAAGTCACCGCGGGTAAAAATGCGATGGACGCAACCATTCTTGAGATCGGCAAAGATGGCGTCCGGGTTCAGCTTGCTTCCGGCCTGGCAATGATAGTACGCGCAGAACACTTGCAGTTCTGA
- a CDS encoding GAF domain-containing protein: MTKAEFYTELNRDMKALLSGETSFLAVMGNCSALLYERLEGVNWAGFYLLTEENTLVLAPFQGKVACVRIPIGRGVCGTALSEKRVQRVDDVHAFPGHIACDAASNAEIVLPLVVNGHVIGVLDIDSVEYNRFDSEDEKGLKALTDGLCNVLSGTDVEKFIHMNRT; the protein is encoded by the coding sequence ATGACTAAAGCAGAATTTTATACTGAACTCAATCGGGATATGAAAGCGTTACTGAGCGGTGAAACCAGCTTTCTGGCGGTGATGGGCAACTGTAGTGCGCTTTTATATGAACGGCTTGAAGGGGTGAACTGGGCAGGTTTCTATCTGTTAACGGAAGAGAATACGCTGGTGTTGGCACCCTTTCAGGGCAAAGTAGCCTGCGTGCGTATCCCCATTGGACGCGGCGTATGTGGAACAGCCCTTTCAGAGAAGCGTGTTCAGCGCGTTGATGATGTGCATGCGTTTCCGGGACATATTGCCTGCGATGCGGCCAGTAATGCAGAAATTGTATTGCCGCTGGTGGTGAATGGCCATGTGATTGGCGTGCTGGATATCGACAGTGTGGAATATAACCGCTTTGACAGTGAGGATGAAAAGGGGTTAAAAGCGTTAACTGACGGGCTTTGCAACGTACTTAGTGGGACTGATGTGGAAAAATTTATTCATATGAATCGCACCTAA
- the yebS gene encoding membrane integrity lipid transport subunit YebS, whose protein sequence is MGLSSIGKMKIHAIRYALPQARYQRCPECDTLFCLPDVKSNQSAHCPRCNARILNGRDWSMTRLTAMAVTMILMMPFAFGESIMSIRLLGTSIYASLLGGILQMAQQGDVIAAAMVAFCTIGAPVVLVVAISGLYFGSKIGLNLRPILLMLDRLKEWIMLDIYLVGIGIASIKVQDYAAITPGIGLAAFIVLMLLSVLTLIHLNVEQLWHRFYPQPMPSVPLDKLRVCLNCRHTGTPDENGRCPRCHTTLHLRRPFSLQKSWAALIASIIFLIPANLLPISEIWLNGARKGDTILSGIFSLASGNIPIAAVVFIASILVPFTKVIVLIALLFSIHFNCEQGLKTRIRLLRLVKWVGRWSMLDLFVISLTMSLVNRDQLLAFTMGPAAFYFGSAVVLTILAVEWLDSRLLWDTHATGNANYTD, encoded by the coding sequence ATGGGCCTAAGTTCGATTGGTAAAATGAAAATACACGCCATACGTTACGCTCTTCCGCAGGCACGTTATCAGCGATGTCCCGAATGCGATACCCTTTTTTGCTTGCCGGATGTGAAGTCCAACCAGTCAGCGCACTGCCCACGCTGCAATGCCCGTATCCTCAATGGTCGTGACTGGTCAATGACGCGTTTGACCGCGATGGCTGTCACCATGATATTGATGATGCCGTTCGCATTTGGTGAATCGATCATGTCCATCCGCCTGCTGGGAACCAGTATTTATGCCAGCCTGCTGGGCGGGATTCTGCAAATGGCACAACAGGGTGATGTTATCGCCGCAGCGATGGTGGCGTTTTGTACCATAGGCGCACCTGTTGTGCTGGTAGTCGCCATTAGCGGACTTTATTTTGGCAGTAAAATAGGCCTGAATCTGCGCCCGATATTGTTGATGCTCGACCGGCTGAAAGAGTGGATCATGCTGGATATTTATCTGGTCGGCATCGGCATTGCGTCAATCAAAGTACAGGATTATGCCGCTATCACGCCCGGTATCGGGCTGGCGGCTTTCATTGTACTGATGCTACTTAGCGTGCTCACGCTTATCCATCTCAACGTTGAACAGCTATGGCATCGGTTTTATCCGCAGCCAATGCCCAGTGTTCCGTTAGATAAACTACGGGTGTGCCTGAACTGCCGCCATACCGGAACCCCTGACGAGAACGGACGCTGCCCGCGCTGCCATACGACGCTACATTTGCGGCGCCCCTTCAGTCTGCAAAAGTCGTGGGCGGCGCTGATCGCCTCGATTATTTTTCTTATCCCGGCTAATCTGCTGCCAATCTCAGAAATCTGGCTGAATGGAGCACGTAAAGGAGATACGATCCTTTCCGGAATCTTTTCACTGGCCTCCGGTAATATTCCGATAGCAGCGGTGGTATTTATCGCCAGTATTCTGGTCCCCTTCACTAAAGTTATCGTGCTGATCGCCCTGCTGTTCAGCATTCATTTTAACTGTGAGCAGGGGCTGAAAACCCGTATCCGGCTGCTGCGCCTGGTGAAGTGGGTTGGACGCTGGTCAATGCTCGACCTGTTTGTAATTTCATTAACCATGTCGTTGGTCAACCGCGATCAGCTACTGGCCTTTACTATGGGGCCCGCTGCTTTCTATTTCGGTAGCGCGGTCGTACTGACTATTCTTGCCGTTGAGTGGCTGGATAGCCGTTTACTTTGGGATACGCATGCAACAGGAAACGCCAATTACACCGACTAG
- a CDS encoding PqiB family protein, with translation MQQETPITPTSARLKNRRRISPFWLLPFIALLIAGWLLWTNYQQRGTTVTIDFATADGIVPGRTPVRYQGVEVGLVEDISMTDDLRTIKIKASIKSNMKEALRENTQFWLVTPKASLAGVSGLDALVGGNYIGMMPGEGKPRENFVALDTQPKYRVNSGEMLIHLQAPDLGGLNSGSLVYFRKIPVGRVYDYSINSGSKGVTVDVLIERRFTNLVKKESRFWNVSGIRADVGLGGAKVELENLPALVNGAIAFDSPGGSQPANIDDNYQLYPDLAQSQRGVMISLDLPDGNNLKEGRTPLMYQGLEVGTLNKMTLLPNGKVSGDLILDPSVTGLMRAGTRIEMRGPKFSLTDTSLSSLLTGNTLELIPGEGDAQTHFVVLPSNESPLQQPNSLALTLTAAESYGIDAGQPLILHGMRIGQVINRTLSEKGVAFKVVVAADYRHLVHGDSKFIINSRLDVKLGIDGMEVLGASAREWVDGGIRLDPGSKGTLKSRYPLYASAEKAEEGVTGDRPPTTLTLTASSLPDIQSGSVVLFRKFQVGEIVSVTPRADSFDVNVHIKPEYRHLLTPGSVFWAEGGARVQLNGSGLTVQASPLNRALKGAISFDNLAGAGAGLNPRDKRVLYGSQTAARAVGSQITLRTYDASKLSSGMPIRYLGIDIGQLESLALGEGNNQVIAKAVLYPEYVQDFARNGSRFSVVSPQISAAGVSHLDTLLQPYINVDPGKGRALRSFELQESTITDARYLNGLNLVVDAPEGGSLSVGTPVLFRGVEVGTVTGTALGTMADRVQISLRISKKYQHLVRNNTVFWLASGYNLKFGLTGGVVKTGTFQQFIQGGIAFATPPTVPLAPQASSGKHFLLENEEPGGWRQWGTALPQ, from the coding sequence ATGCAACAGGAAACGCCAATTACACCGACTAGCGCTCGCCTTAAGAACCGGCGCAGAATATCGCCGTTTTGGCTTCTTCCATTTATCGCCCTGTTGATTGCCGGCTGGCTTCTCTGGACCAACTATCAGCAACGCGGTACCACCGTCACCATTGATTTCGCAACGGCGGACGGCATTGTGCCGGGACGCACACCGGTGCGCTATCAGGGAGTGGAGGTTGGGCTGGTGGAGGATATCAGCATGACTGACGATTTGCGCACCATTAAAATTAAAGCCAGCATTAAGAGCAACATGAAAGAAGCGCTGCGCGAGAACACGCAATTCTGGCTGGTGACACCAAAAGCCTCTTTAGCCGGTGTTTCCGGGCTGGATGCATTAGTCGGTGGCAACTACATCGGCATGATGCCGGGTGAAGGTAAACCTCGTGAAAATTTTGTGGCGCTCGATACGCAGCCCAAATACCGTGTTAATTCGGGCGAAATGCTTATCCATCTGCAGGCTCCGGATCTCGGTGGCTTAAACAGTGGTTCCCTGGTCTATTTTCGTAAAATTCCGGTCGGCCGTGTTTATGACTACAGCATTAATTCCGGTAGCAAAGGCGTGACGGTGGATGTCCTCATTGAGCGTCGTTTCACCAATCTGGTTAAGAAAGAGAGCCGTTTTTGGAATGTTTCCGGCATCAGGGCCGATGTCGGTCTGGGGGGAGCAAAGGTCGAGCTGGAAAACCTGCCGGCGCTGGTCAATGGTGCGATTGCCTTCGACTCGCCCGGTGGTTCACAGCCAGCAAACATCGATGATAACTACCAACTGTATCCTGACCTGGCACAGAGTCAGCGCGGCGTGATGATTTCACTCGACCTGCCGGACGGTAATAATCTTAAAGAGGGCCGCACGCCGCTGATGTATCAGGGGCTGGAAGTCGGCACACTCAATAAAATGACCCTGCTGCCCAATGGAAAGGTTAGCGGTGATCTGATACTTGACCCCTCGGTCACCGGATTGATGCGTGCGGGAACACGTATTGAGATGCGAGGCCCAAAATTCAGCCTGACCGACACCAGCCTGAGCAGCCTTTTAACCGGCAATACCTTGGAGCTGATCCCGGGCGAAGGCGATGCACAGACGCATTTTGTGGTGCTGCCCAGCAATGAATCCCCGCTTCAGCAGCCCAACTCACTGGCGCTGACGCTCACTGCTGCCGAAAGCTACGGCATCGATGCCGGTCAGCCGCTGATACTGCACGGAATGCGCATTGGCCAGGTGATCAACCGCACCCTGTCGGAAAAAGGGGTGGCCTTTAAGGTGGTGGTGGCCGCCGATTATCGTCATCTGGTGCATGGTGACAGTAAGTTCATCATTAACAGCAGGCTGGACGTCAAGCTTGGTATCGATGGCATGGAAGTGCTGGGTGCCAGCGCCCGGGAATGGGTAGACGGTGGTATTCGCCTTGATCCCGGCAGCAAGGGGACATTGAAGAGCCGCTATCCGCTGTATGCCAGTGCCGAAAAGGCCGAAGAAGGCGTTACCGGCGATCGCCCCCCTACGACGCTTACCCTGACGGCCAGCAGCCTGCCCGATATTCAGAGTGGTTCTGTGGTGCTGTTCCGCAAGTTTCAGGTCGGTGAAATCGTCAGCGTCACGCCACGCGCTGATTCTTTTGATGTGAACGTTCATATCAAACCCGAATACCGTCACCTGTTGACACCGGGCAGCGTGTTCTGGGCAGAAGGCGGGGCGCGCGTCCAGCTGAACGGCAGCGGCCTGACGGTTCAGGCTTCTCCGCTGAACCGTGCGCTGAAAGGTGCAATCAGCTTTGATAACCTGGCCGGTGCCGGTGCTGGCTTAAACCCACGGGATAAGCGCGTACTGTATGGGTCACAAACCGCCGCACGCGCTGTGGGTAGCCAGATAACGCTGCGCACCTATGATGCCAGTAAGCTGTCATCGGGTATGCCGATCCGCTACCTCGGCATTGATATTGGCCAGCTTGAATCGTTGGCACTGGGGGAAGGCAACAACCAGGTGATAGCGAAAGCGGTGCTATATCCGGAATATGTGCAGGACTTTGCCCGCAACGGATCGCGTTTTTCAGTGGTATCGCCGCAGATCTCTGCCGCCGGGGTTAGCCATCTGGATACGCTACTGCAGCCCTATATTAACGTCGACCCGGGTAAAGGCCGCGCCCTGCGCAGCTTTGAACTACAGGAATCTACGATTACCGATGCACGTTATCTGAACGGGCTAAACTTGGTGGTTGATGCACCAGAAGGGGGTTCCCTGTCAGTCGGTACGCCAGTGTTGTTCCGCGGGGTGGAGGTCGGTACGGTGACCGGTACTGCGCTGGGTACAATGGCCGACCGTGTGCAGATCTCCCTGCGCATCAGCAAAAAATATCAGCATCTGGTACGTAATAATACCGTGTTCTGGCTGGCATCAGGTTATAACCTGAAGTTTGGTCTGACGGGCGGTGTGGTGAAAACCGGGACCTTCCAGCAGTTTATTCAGGGTGGCATTGCTTTCGCCACGCCACCGACCGTGCCGCTGGCGCCGCAAGCCTCCTCCGGTAAACACTTCCTGTTGGAGAACGAAGAACCTGGCGGCTGGCGTCAATGGGGCACCGCCCTGCCGCAGTAA